TCTAGGATAAGTTGAAAGCAAATTTCACGGTTTTCTTGGTCAAGGCCGGAAATTGGCTCATCAAAAATAAGAACCGGCGGATCCCATAAAAGGGCTCGTACAATGGACAGGCGGTGCCTCTCACCTCCGGAAAGAGTGCTCGCATCGCGGTCCCAATTTAAGTATCCAAGCCCGACCTGATTAAGTAAGTTTTGAGCTTTGGCCTGATCAAAGTCTTTGTTGGCCGCGATTTTCAGGTCAAAGGGAAAGGTAAGATTGCGTATAACGCTACCTTTCAGTATTGGCGCGTCCTGGGCAATAAGAGTGACTTTGGAACGCCAGAGCGTAAGTTCCTTATA
This region of Desulfovulcanus ferrireducens genomic DNA includes:
- a CDS encoding ABC transporter ATP-binding protein, producing the protein MTVFLYCGPFSATNKEGRVLYENVEISLEESTLSLLEGPSGCGKSTLLRQIVALNPTRGVCYHLQGKDFSYKELTLWRSKVTLIAQDAPILKGSVIRNLTFPFDLKIAANKDFDQAKAQNLLNQVGLGYLNWDRDASTLSGGERHRLSIVRALLWDPPVLIFDEPISGLDQENREICFQLILDQARRPGRAVLCVLHDEKLAKLADQIFRLEDRVITRKK